The Lycium ferocissimum isolate CSIRO_LF1 chromosome 1, AGI_CSIRO_Lferr_CH_V1, whole genome shotgun sequence genome includes a region encoding these proteins:
- the LOC132067693 gene encoding uncharacterized protein LOC132067693, with translation MVFKTNVLLITICLFVLMIMSLEVDARDMPAGPSLPLLKSKEAQDTGGPLNDQIRPQWIGPVIQIGKNLGQTALSLCLDCDCCWPESYSP, from the exons ATGGTTTTCAAGACAAATGTTTTGCTTATAACAATTTGTTTGTTTGTGCTTATGATAATGTCTTTAGAGGTTGATGCAAGGGACATGCCTGCTGGCCCTTCACTTCCATTACTCAAAT CAAAAGAAGCTCAGGACACAGGTGGGCCATTGAATGACCAAATTAGGCCCCAATGGATTGGGCCTGTAATTCAGATAGGAAAAAATCTGGGTCAAACTGCCCTATCTTTGTGCCTAGATTGCGATTGCTGTTGGCCTGAATCATATTCCCCCTAG